The Nostoc sp. 'Lobaria pulmonaria (5183) cyanobiont' genome window below encodes:
- a CDS encoding single-stranded DNA-binding protein, with translation MNSCVLMVEIINEPQLRYTADNLGVTEMLVQFPNSQKPEDPPATLKVVGWGNLATEIQQNYHQGDRVILVGRLTMNTVDRQEGFKEKRAELTVQQIQSVGGSFNTDPLPSATVTPSFTETAPRQPSSASPPPQKDVPTYESPRPAPTPATNPVGVAPQTKTYEPVPQPTNYERTTYPAVKEEEPDPDDIPF, from the coding sequence ATGAACAGCTGCGTTTTGATGGTGGAAATTATCAATGAGCCACAACTCCGCTATACAGCGGATAATCTGGGAGTCACGGAAATGCTGGTGCAGTTTCCCAATTCCCAGAAACCAGAAGATCCGCCAGCCACCCTGAAAGTTGTCGGCTGGGGGAATTTAGCGACAGAAATTCAGCAAAACTACCACCAAGGCGATCGTGTCATCCTGGTAGGACGTTTAACTATGAATACTGTTGATCGTCAAGAAGGTTTTAAAGAAAAACGCGCTGAATTGACAGTGCAACAAATTCAATCTGTTGGAGGTAGTTTTAATACCGATCCATTGCCCTCAGCAACCGTAACTCCATCATTCACTGAAACTGCTCCCCGACAACCATCTTCAGCATCTCCTCCTCCACAGAAAGACGTTCCCACTTACGAGTCACCACGTCCAGCGCCTACTCCAGCGACAAATCCTGTTGGCGTTGCTCCCCAAACGAAAACTTACGAACCCGTACCCCAACCCACAAATTATGAGCGAACCACTTATCCAGCAGTGAAAGAAGAAGAACCAGATCCAGATGATATTCCCTTCTAA
- a CDS encoding substrate binding domain-containing protein — translation MVFDVFSENAAECGSDFRHGHIHTGDFLFTDGNRFYQRSQQILNDLEEAELEVKQSQSMPMGTLRLDLSFVFGKMHIAPALLQFAAQYPKLNLNVSFNDRLIDLIEEGVDATVRIGISSDCSLIMHHLATARYITCASPQYLAQYGTPIIPTELLQHRCVNFIYPQTRREANWKFAQDGKSIDLAVDSYLRFDNSEVILEAVIQGAGVVQLPKFIAANAIARGDLQPILQAYTTQVGLPISVLYPQKRYLSAKVRVFVEFMKELTAALKRDDVVD, via the coding sequence TTGGTATTCGACGTTTTTTCCGAAAACGCGGCTGAATGTGGCAGCGATTTCCGTCATGGTCATATCCACACTGGCGACTTCCTGTTCACGGATGGCAACCGATTTTATCAACGCTCTCAGCAAATTCTCAACGATTTGGAAGAAGCCGAACTCGAAGTCAAACAATCGCAATCCATGCCGATGGGAACATTGCGATTGGATCTGAGCTTTGTGTTTGGCAAAATGCATATCGCCCCGGCTCTACTGCAATTTGCCGCACAATATCCGAAGCTAAATTTGAATGTTTCTTTTAACGATCGCCTGATCGATCTGATTGAGGAAGGCGTTGATGCGACTGTGCGGATTGGAATTAGCAGCGATTGCAGTTTAATCATGCACCACCTGGCAACTGCACGCTACATAACTTGTGCCTCGCCGCAGTATCTTGCCCAGTATGGTACACCCATAATACCCACAGAACTATTGCAGCATCGCTGTGTCAACTTTATCTATCCACAGACTCGGCGAGAAGCTAACTGGAAGTTTGCACAAGACGGAAAATCGATTGACCTTGCCGTTGACAGTTATCTGCGATTCGATAATTCAGAAGTCATTTTAGAGGCGGTCATTCAAGGAGCTGGTGTGGTGCAATTGCCCAAATTTATTGCAGCGAACGCGATCGCACGGGGCGACCTCCAACCGATTCTCCAAGCCTACACGACCCAAGTCGGATTACCGATCTCCGTGTTGTATCCGCAAAAACGCTATCTCTCGGCTAAAGTTCGCGTTTTTGTTGAGTTTATGAAAGAATTGACGGCTGCTTTAAAGCGAGATGATGTTGTAGATTGA
- a CDS encoding NmrA family NAD(P)-binding protein, which translates to MDMTMTEIAATFSRVFGKNVEYQQIPFEAFEQQAGEEVTIMFRWLENVGYGADLAQLKRDFPAPTDFESYLRDRNWAKSHKNL; encoded by the coding sequence GTGGATATGACCATGACGGAAATCGCTGCCACATTCAGCCGCGTTTTCGGAAAAAACGTCGAATACCAACAAATTCCCTTTGAAGCGTTTGAGCAGCAAGCTGGGGAGGAAGTGACCATCATGTTTCGCTGGCTAGAGAACGTTGGCTACGGGGCGGATCTAGCGCAGTTGAAACGTGATTTTCCGGCACCGACCGACTTTGAATCCTATTTGCGCGATCGCAACTGGGCAAAATCTCACAAGAACTTGTAA
- a CDS encoding SDR family NAD(P)-dependent oxidoreductase: MVAQSRAAFCRREQKVCAVDNRTEALNQLVVDLGSPDALLAIEADVSSESNCKNLSEQVQQTWGAVDIMVNNAGNCQKVWSGSVPARLS, from the coding sequence TTGGTAGCGCAATCACGCGCCGCTTTCTGTCGGAGGGAGCAGAAGGTCTGTGCAGTCGATAACAGAACGGAAGCGCTTAACCAATTGGTAGTTGATCTCGGCTCGCCAGATGCGTTGCTGGCGATCGAGGCAGATGTAAGCAGTGAGTCAAACTGCAAGAATCTCTCAGAGCAGGTACAGCAGACGTGGGGTGCAGTCGATATTATGGTTAACAATGCAGGAAATTGCCAGAAAGTATGGTCAGGAAGTGTTCCCGCCAGACTATCTTGA
- a CDS encoding ABC transporter ATP-binding protein produces the protein MRETVLEVRNLQVEFPGDGNINRALDGISFGLHRGETLGIVGESGSGKSVTALAVMGLLQTPGIVTGGEIWFRPQENANPIDLVKLPPEQMQLHRGGDIAMIFQEPMSSLNPVYNIGFQLTEAIMRHQNVSAAQARQIAIAGLQEVKLLPSDEEIQQQYIETWHQNNSNSSKPEPSKLAKLVKEHKEAMLERYPHELSGGQLQRVMIAMAISCNPLILIADEPTTALDVTVQATILELIRELQQSRDMAMIFITHDLGLISEIANEVAVMYKGKVVESGASEQIFSSPQHPYTKGLIACRPTLNRRPQKLLTVSDYMSAEETATGQVVIQPKEPAQPTEVTTEEIAARLANFNKKEPLLQIRNLKVGFPVRGVFGGTKRYNMAVNGVSFDVKPGETLGLVGESGCGKTTLGRTLLRLIEPMSGQIIFEKQDITSLKGEPLQKLRREMQIVFQNPFSSLDPRMKVGDAVMEPLLIHSVGKTKQQRRVRVVELLERVGLSADAINRYPHQFSGGQRQRICIARSLALNPKFIICDESVSALDVSVQAQVLNLLKELQSDFQLTYIFISHDLSVVKFMSDRILVMNRGQIVEEGTAESIYQEPKEEYTQKLIAAIPTGSAERVRNRHLRAL, from the coding sequence ATGAGAGAAACTGTCCTAGAGGTTCGCAATCTCCAAGTTGAATTTCCCGGTGATGGCAACATTAACAGAGCTTTGGATGGTATTTCCTTTGGCCTGCATCGAGGTGAAACTCTAGGAATAGTAGGAGAGTCGGGGAGTGGTAAATCAGTGACAGCCCTAGCTGTGATGGGTTTGTTGCAAACTCCCGGTATAGTTACTGGCGGTGAAATCTGGTTTCGTCCTCAAGAGAATGCTAACCCCATCGATTTAGTAAAATTGCCTCCTGAACAAATGCAGTTACACCGGGGTGGCGACATTGCCATGATTTTTCAAGAACCGATGAGTTCGCTTAATCCGGTTTATAACATCGGGTTTCAGCTAACAGAAGCGATTATGCGGCATCAGAATGTCTCAGCAGCCCAAGCACGACAAATTGCGATCGCAGGTCTGCAAGAAGTAAAACTTCTACCTAGCGATGAGGAGATACAACAGCAGTATATCGAAACTTGGCATCAAAACAACAGCAATTCATCAAAACCAGAACCATCAAAGTTGGCAAAGTTGGTTAAAGAACACAAAGAAGCAATGCTAGAACGCTACCCCCATGAACTTTCTGGGGGTCAGTTGCAACGGGTGATGATTGCAATGGCAATTTCTTGCAACCCATTAATCTTAATTGCTGATGAACCAACCACAGCCTTGGATGTGACGGTGCAAGCGACTATTTTGGAGTTAATCCGAGAATTGCAGCAAAGCCGTGACATGGCAATGATTTTCATCACCCACGACTTGGGGCTAATTTCGGAAATTGCTAACGAAGTAGCGGTGATGTATAAAGGTAAAGTTGTCGAGTCTGGTGCTTCTGAGCAAATTTTCAGCAGTCCCCAGCATCCATATACTAAAGGTTTGATAGCTTGTCGTCCCACACTCAACCGCCGTCCCCAAAAATTACTCACCGTTTCTGACTACATGAGTGCAGAAGAGACAGCAACGGGACAAGTAGTAATTCAGCCGAAAGAACCCGCACAACCCACAGAAGTCACTACCGAAGAGATTGCTGCAAGATTGGCAAACTTCAATAAAAAGGAACCTCTGCTGCAAATCCGCAACTTGAAAGTTGGTTTTCCAGTGCGTGGGGTGTTTGGTGGGACAAAACGTTACAATATGGCAGTTAATGGCGTTTCTTTTGATGTTAAACCAGGGGAAACATTAGGTTTAGTGGGAGAATCGGGTTGCGGTAAAACCACCCTTGGTAGAACCTTGCTGCGATTAATTGAACCGATGAGTGGTCAGATTATCTTTGAGAAACAAGATATTACTAGCCTCAAAGGTGAACCGTTGCAAAAACTGCGGCGAGAAATGCAAATAGTCTTCCAAAATCCTTTTAGTTCCCTCGATCCCCGGATGAAGGTTGGGGACGCGGTGATGGAACCGTTGTTAATTCACTCCGTTGGTAAGACAAAGCAACAACGACGCGTGCGAGTAGTCGAACTCTTAGAACGGGTGGGGTTGAGTGCAGATGCAATTAACCGCTATCCTCATCAGTTTTCTGGTGGTCAACGCCAGCGAATTTGCATAGCCCGTTCTTTGGCGTTAAATCCTAAGTTTATCATCTGCGATGAATCAGTTTCAGCACTGGATGTTTCCGTACAGGCGCAGGTATTAAATCTTCTCAAAGAATTACAGTCAGACTTTCAGCTTACCTATATCTTTATTTCTCACGATTTAAGTGTGGTGAAATTTATGAGCGATCGCATTTTAGTCATGAATCGCGGTCAAATTGTTGAAGAAGGCACAGCAGAAAGCATTTACCAAGAACCCAAAGAGGAATACACGCAAAAATTAATTGCTGCGATTCCTACCGGTAGTGCTGAACGGGTGCGAAATCGTCATCTACGGGCTTTGTAG
- the ureG gene encoding urease accessory protein UreG: MNAFRVGVAGPVGSGKTALVDALCKGLRERYQIAVVTNDIYTQEDAQFLVRSQALASDRILGVETGGCPHTAIREDASMNLAAIEQLEERFIDLNLVFLESGGDNLAATFSPELVDLTIYVIDVAAGDKIPRKGGPGITKSDLLVINKTDLAPYVGADLSVMERDAKKMRGEKPFIFTNLKTQSGLADVINFVCTNIC; the protein is encoded by the coding sequence ATGAATGCATTTCGAGTAGGGGTTGCTGGGCCAGTGGGTTCGGGGAAGACGGCTTTGGTGGATGCTTTGTGTAAGGGGTTGCGTGAGCGGTATCAGATTGCGGTGGTGACGAATGATATTTATACTCAGGAGGATGCTCAGTTTTTAGTGCGTTCTCAGGCGTTGGCAAGCGATCGCATTTTGGGTGTAGAGACTGGTGGTTGCCCTCATACTGCTATCCGCGAAGATGCTTCGATGAATTTGGCGGCAATTGAACAATTAGAGGAACGTTTTATCGATTTGAATTTAGTATTTTTGGAAAGTGGCGGTGATAATTTGGCTGCTACTTTTAGTCCAGAATTGGTGGATTTAACGATTTACGTCATTGATGTTGCGGCTGGTGATAAAATCCCCCGTAAGGGTGGCCCCGGTATTACTAAATCTGATTTGTTGGTGATTAACAAAACTGACCTTGCACCCTACGTTGGTGCAGATTTAAGTGTGATGGAACGAGATGCTAAAAAAATGCGCGGCGAGAAACCTTTTATTTTTACTAATTTGAAAACTCAGTCTGGACTTGCAGATGTAATTAATTTTGTTTGCACAAATATCTGTTAA
- a CDS encoding urease accessory protein UreF yields MDNTIMLTDSHLLSILQLASPALPVGAYSYSEGLEMLVENGTIANHIHLKDWLKAELLYGAIRLEAGVMVRSQQAVKMGDIESLCRWNLWLSAARETEELRASSWQMGRSLIQLLAKLEPQIIPVANAVGKPCNYAIAFGIAVAHWQISIKAALLGYLHSWASNLITAGVKLIPLGQTAGQQLLLDLQPLLSAAALEILALEDDELACCSWGLSLASMQHETQYTRLFRS; encoded by the coding sequence ATGGACAACACCATCATGCTCACTGATAGTCATCTTTTGAGTATTTTGCAGCTGGCTAGCCCCGCTTTACCTGTGGGAGCATATAGCTATTCTGAAGGTTTGGAAATGCTGGTGGAAAATGGTACGATCGCTAACCACATACATCTCAAAGATTGGTTAAAAGCAGAGTTGCTCTACGGAGCAATTCGGTTAGAGGCAGGGGTGATGGTACGATCGCAGCAAGCTGTAAAAATGGGTGATATTGAGTCGCTATGCCGTTGGAATCTGTGGTTATCCGCAGCTAGGGAAACAGAAGAGTTACGCGCCTCTAGTTGGCAGATGGGGCGATCGCTCATCCAATTACTTGCTAAACTAGAACCGCAGATTATACCTGTTGCCAATGCTGTAGGTAAACCGTGCAATTATGCGATCGCTTTTGGTATTGCTGTTGCCCATTGGCAAATCAGTATCAAAGCCGCATTACTCGGATATCTGCATAGTTGGGCAAGTAATTTGATTACTGCTGGCGTGAAACTTATCCCCCTTGGACAAACAGCAGGACAGCAGTTATTGCTAGATTTACAACCATTACTCAGTGCTGCGGCATTAGAAATTCTCGCATTGGAGGATGATGAACTCGCCTGTTGTAGTTGGGGTTTATCGCTAGCGAGTATGCAGCATGAAACGCAATATACAAGGTTGTTTAGGAGTTAG
- the ureE gene encoding urease accessory protein UreE, with translation MLTFTQLKPPNRDVAVTFTLALTAEERTRSRHRFETEDGKVVFLHLPRGTVLHDGDILQEEIHSSLIRITAKPELVLTAFTQTPLLLLRAAYHLGNRHVPVEITPTYLRLSSDSVLHTMLEQLGLEVKEEILPFQPELGAYGQHHHAH, from the coding sequence ATGCTGACATTTACCCAACTTAAACCACCTAATCGCGATGTTGCTGTTACTTTTACTCTGGCGCTAACAGCAGAAGAACGCACCCGCAGTCGGCATCGCTTTGAAACGGAAGATGGTAAAGTTGTGTTTTTACATTTACCCAGAGGAACTGTCTTACACGATGGCGATATTCTGCAAGAAGAGATCCATAGCAGTTTAATCAGAATTACTGCCAAACCAGAATTAGTGCTGACTGCCTTTACCCAAACACCACTTTTATTATTACGGGCGGCATACCATTTGGGAAATCGCCACGTACCTGTAGAAATTACTCCGACTTATTTACGCTTGTCTTCAGATTCTGTTTTACACACGATGTTGGAACAACTGGGGTTAGAAGTTAAAGAGGAAATTTTACCGTTTCAGCCAGAATTAGGAGCTTATGGACAACACCATCATGCTCACTGA
- a CDS encoding cupin domain-containing protein, producing the protein MTMNQLPQPGIVLQPGQGRTLCVAGDVVTFKAVGSQTEGKYMLMETRVEPQAGPPPHIHSREDEAFYIQAGVVEFQLDERTIVATPGTFLHSPKGQLHSFKNIGTTPAKMLIWSTPAGIEQFFIEVGIPMQDPEGLPPALTSTVVEKMLATAPNYGIEIRLN; encoded by the coding sequence ATGACGATGAATCAACTTCCTCAACCGGGAATTGTTTTACAACCTGGTCAAGGCCGAACGCTGTGTGTTGCAGGCGATGTTGTTACCTTCAAGGCAGTCGGCTCCCAAACCGAGGGCAAGTATATGCTGATGGAAACTCGTGTTGAACCCCAAGCAGGGCCACCACCACACATTCACAGTCGAGAAGATGAAGCATTTTACATTCAGGCTGGAGTTGTTGAATTTCAGCTTGACGAGCGCACTATTGTTGCAACACCTGGTACTTTCTTGCATTCTCCCAAAGGACAGCTTCACTCATTCAAAAACATTGGCACTACCCCCGCCAAAATGCTGATTTGGTCAACACCAGCTGGAATTGAGCAGTTTTTCATAGAAGTTGGGATTCCCATGCAAGACCCAGAAGGGTTGCCACCTGCATTAACTTCTACCGTAGTTGAGAAAATGTTGGCAACAGCTCCTAACTATGGTATCGAGATCAGACTAAACTAG
- a CDS encoding PAS domain-containing sensor histidine kinase: MGKVARMLMATPFTTVQRWWIKTFSAPTTDEITTLYRAWRNRFLWQRLRLWLWLALICLLSFTLRDIYSLFFPFAELQQLPEVLRTQRLVINVTMLATLIICFALHKTKLGRHRPDLLFLGSSWSISLASQLFATLSGFALPDTIGWSLLFLSQAVLMPVCWILHLLTQVSVLIYYFGVNTALGLKTPIPDHPGIYNVTFILYIFWFCTICDIGVYLYDRLQRSEFFARQELESAYQKLKVAEAKYRSIFENAVEGIFQNSPDGRYITANPALARIYGYSLAEEVTANSTDIKQLYVDPNRRAEFVRLMENYGSISEFESQIYRRDGSIVWISEKAYAVHDEQGKLLYYEGLIEDITQRKQTEEELRVFFHAVSHDLRNPALGTLMVLKNLLSRPEENISISRSILERMIQSSDRQLNLINSLMEAHVSELQGVVLQRQAVELLAVVEAAIVDLEPLLAQNQAKLTNLVSADLPLVNADPTQLWRVFSNLIVNALKHNPPELLLTINATRKDDMIYCTVSDNGVGISQQQSDRLFDLYFRGASIGNSVGLGLGLYLCKQIIHAHGGEIGVNSALNAGATFWFTLPIS, encoded by the coding sequence ATGGGCAAAGTTGCTCGGATGCTAATGGCTACTCCATTTACAACAGTGCAAAGGTGGTGGATAAAAACCTTTTCTGCACCAACAACAGATGAAATCACTACTCTTTACAGAGCTTGGCGTAATCGTTTCTTGTGGCAGAGATTACGTTTATGGTTATGGCTGGCGCTGATTTGTCTATTGTCTTTTACTTTGCGAGACATTTACAGCTTGTTTTTTCCTTTTGCAGAGTTGCAGCAACTACCAGAAGTACTGAGAACTCAGCGCTTAGTAATTAATGTTACAATGCTTGCAACATTAATTATTTGCTTTGCTTTACACAAAACTAAATTAGGTCGTCATCGTCCAGATTTATTATTTTTAGGGTCTTCTTGGTCAATTAGTCTAGCATCACAGTTGTTTGCAACTCTTAGTGGTTTCGCGCTACCCGATACCATTGGTTGGTCGCTGTTGTTCTTGAGCCAAGCTGTGCTGATGCCTGTTTGCTGGATTCTTCACTTGCTGACTCAAGTGAGTGTGCTGATTTACTATTTTGGCGTGAATACAGCACTTGGGCTAAAAACACCAATCCCCGACCACCCAGGAATATATAATGTAACGTTCATTTTATACATTTTCTGGTTTTGTACTATATGTGACATTGGTGTTTATCTGTACGATCGCCTGCAACGTTCTGAATTTTTCGCCCGTCAAGAACTGGAATCTGCCTACCAAAAACTCAAGGTTGCCGAAGCTAAATATCGCAGCATTTTTGAAAACGCCGTTGAAGGGATTTTTCAAAACAGTCCTGATGGACGTTACATTACGGCAAATCCTGCTTTAGCACGTATTTATGGCTACTCCTTGGCGGAGGAGGTGACAGCAAATTCCACTGATATTAAACAATTGTACGTTGATCCGAACCGCCGAGCAGAATTTGTGCGCCTGATGGAAAACTATGGCAGCATTTCAGAGTTTGAATCCCAAATTTATCGCCGAGACGGAAGTATTGTCTGGATTTCGGAAAAAGCCTACGCAGTGCATGACGAACAAGGAAAACTGCTTTACTACGAAGGTTTGATTGAAGACATTACCCAGCGCAAACAAACTGAAGAAGAACTACGAGTATTTTTCCATGCAGTTTCCCATGACTTACGCAACCCAGCGCTGGGTACTTTAATGGTGCTGAAAAATTTGCTTTCACGTCCAGAAGAGAATATTTCGATTTCACGCTCAATTTTAGAGCGGATGATTCAAAGTAGCGATCGCCAACTTAATTTAATTAATTCATTGATGGAAGCTCATGTCAGCGAGTTACAAGGTGTAGTTTTGCAGCGTCAAGCCGTAGAATTACTGGCAGTTGTCGAAGCTGCGATCGTTGATTTAGAGCCATTACTAGCACAAAATCAAGCCAAACTGACAAATTTGGTATCCGCAGATTTGCCATTAGTGAATGCCGATCCCACGCAACTATGGCGAGTTTTTTCTAACTTAATCGTCAACGCTCTGAAACATAATCCCCCAGAATTGCTTTTGACAATCAATGCTACCCGTAAGGATGACATGATTTATTGTACTGTTAGTGATAATGGCGTGGGAATTAGTCAACAACAAAGCGATCGGCTTTTTGACCTTTACTTTCGGGGTGCAAGTATCGGCAATTCTGTAGGTTTGGGATTAGGTTTGTATCTGTGTAAGCAAATCATCCATGCTCACGGCGGCGAAATTGGTGTGAACAGTGCATTGAATGCAGGGGCAACTTTCTGGTTTACATTGCCTATTAGCTGA
- a CDS encoding sensor histidine kinase: MAMITLNIMPIAYISKGLRVDEIVKSLHKPDFPPEKITLLETIAANLPGMIFQILQRQDGSVFIPYISSGCKYLYELEPEAVQADFQVLCKLIYPQDIKAFTESIAVCRTTLTPWHWESRIVTPSGIKWIQGTLQPELQAAGDFLWHGLVIDITDRKQAQEKLQETEARYKAILDAIPDLMFRISRDGEYLDLKSEGANITLSREEIVGKNLQELLPSDVAAISQVAIAKTLDSGILQTCEYQLPTSLGVRDYEARLVVSGTDEVLAIVRDITERKQGEVALQNLAQKFAKAFSCSPDSITISTLQEGRFIEVNDSFVNLSGYGRDEAIGKTSFKLNLWVDDRDRLNLVQELQSTGVARNLEVEFRQKSGEIITTLLSAEVIDLDGIPAILAVHHDITERKQVEAQLRLCAQRDRLLAETLVRIRSSLNLEEILQTTVTEVRQFLQADRVFIGLNNANLGVRTIAESVDPKYPSVSGWSTNDEAYLQELRNLLKDNLVRVVEDITQIEVSPKVKAHYRKFQTKATLAVPIMLNNELFGALIANQCSGSRHWQPIEIDLLQQMSEQVAIAIQQSQICQKLAELNTNLEYQVQERTAQLQQKMQEVENLHRVKDVVLHTVAHDLRTSVMGNLMVLKNLLNQRVGSGEAGEHTSTALSNQGSRGEIKASLSPLPPIPSAPLPLSHAQSPIPISRSIIERMIQGNDRQLTMINSLLEINSCEKQGIEIKLEPVQLSTLLGECFSQLEPMLTQNQATLKNLVPADLPLVIADGTRLQKVLVNLIAHGLQNNPPGLNFTLSATVEAGMIRTQIQDDGVVMSKVECDRLFDLHVRDPQDCCSTSIGLKMYLCRKIIKAHGGEIGVMSNRKRGLTFWFTLPLFTSSATNRP, from the coding sequence ATGGCTATGATTACCTTGAATATTATGCCAATTGCTTATATATCAAAGGGTCTAAGAGTGGATGAAATTGTAAAATCACTGCATAAACCAGATTTTCCACCAGAGAAAATCACTCTGTTGGAAACAATTGCTGCCAATTTACCGGGGATGATTTTCCAAATTCTGCAACGACAGGATGGTTCTGTATTTATCCCTTATATTAGTTCTGGTTGTAAGTATTTGTATGAATTAGAACCAGAGGCTGTACAGGCAGACTTTCAGGTGTTATGCAAACTGATTTATCCACAGGATATAAAAGCTTTTACAGAATCTATTGCTGTTTGTCGTACTACTCTTACACCTTGGCATTGGGAAAGTCGGATTGTTACGCCTAGTGGCATTAAATGGATTCAAGGTACTTTGCAACCCGAATTACAAGCAGCAGGTGATTTTCTTTGGCATGGCTTGGTTATAGATATTACAGATCGAAAACAAGCCCAAGAAAAATTGCAAGAAACTGAGGCACGGTATAAAGCAATTTTAGATGCTATCCCCGATTTGATGTTTCGTATCAGCCGCGATGGCGAGTATCTAGATTTGAAAAGCGAGGGCGCAAATATCACTCTTTCGAGAGAAGAAATAGTTGGAAAAAATTTGCAAGAGTTATTGCCGAGTGATGTTGCTGCCATTAGCCAAGTAGCGATCGCTAAAACTTTAGATTCTGGAATTTTACAAACTTGTGAATATCAACTACCAACATCTTTGGGGGTCAGAGATTATGAGGCGCGGTTGGTAGTGAGTGGCACAGATGAGGTACTAGCAATTGTCCGAGATATCACAGAGCGCAAACAAGGAGAAGTCGCCTTACAAAATCTTGCTCAAAAATTTGCGAAAGCTTTTAGTTGCAGCCCCGATTCAATTACGATTAGCACGCTGCAAGAAGGACGCTTTATCGAAGTTAATGACAGTTTTGTGAATCTTTCAGGTTATGGGCGAGATGAGGCAATTGGTAAAACTTCTTTTAAGTTAAATCTTTGGGTAGACGATCGCGATCGCTTAAACTTAGTGCAAGAGTTGCAAAGTACGGGAGTCGCTCGTAACTTGGAAGTTGAATTTCGGCAAAAATCTGGTGAGATAATTACAACCCTGCTTTCAGCCGAAGTCATTGATTTGGATGGTATTCCTGCCATTTTAGCAGTGCATCACGACATTACAGAACGCAAACAGGTAGAAGCACAATTACGCCTTTGTGCGCAACGCGATCGCTTGTTGGCAGAAACCCTAGTGCGAATTCGGTCTTCGCTTAACTTAGAGGAAATTCTTCAAACCACCGTGACAGAAGTTAGGCAATTTCTCCAAGCAGATCGAGTTTTTATTGGTTTAAATAATGCCAATTTAGGAGTCAGAACTATTGCCGAATCAGTAGATCCCAAATATCCATCAGTCTCAGGTTGGTCTACTAATGATGAAGCTTATTTACAAGAATTACGAAATTTACTAAAAGATAATCTTGTGCGTGTCGTTGAAGACATAACCCAAATAGAAGTATCTCCCAAAGTAAAAGCACACTATCGAAAATTCCAAACGAAGGCGACTTTGGCTGTACCAATTATGCTAAATAACGAATTATTTGGCGCATTAATTGCCAATCAATGCTCAGGTTCGCGTCATTGGCAGCCAATAGAAATTGATTTGTTACAGCAGATGTCAGAACAGGTAGCGATCGCTATTCAACAAAGCCAGATATGCCAAAAGCTAGCAGAACTTAACACTAATTTAGAATACCAAGTCCAAGAACGGACAGCACAGTTGCAGCAGAAAATGCAAGAAGTTGAAAATTTGCATCGTGTCAAAGATGTTGTTTTGCATACAGTTGCTCACGATTTACGAACTTCGGTGATGGGTAACTTGATGGTATTAAAGAATTTGTTAAATCAGCGAGTGGGGAGTGGGGAAGCAGGGGAGCATACTTCGACTGCGCTCAGTAACCAGGGGAGCAGGGGGGAAATTAAAGCAAGTCTTTCTCCTCTGCCCCCCATCCCCTCTGCCCCTCTGCCTCTTTCCCATGCCCAATCCCCAATCCCAATATCTCGCTCAATCATCGAGCGAATGATTCAGGGCAATGATCGCCAACTGACAATGATTAACTCATTGCTAGAAATTAATTCCTGTGAAAAACAGGGTATTGAGATCAAACTCGAACCTGTGCAACTTAGTACCCTACTGGGCGAATGTTTCTCGCAGTTGGAACCCATGCTGACACAAAATCAAGCGACTCTGAAGAACTTGGTTCCCGCAGATTTACCGTTAGTAATCGCAGATGGCACTCGGTTACAGAAAGTTTTGGTAAATTTAATCGCACATGGCTTGCAAAATAATCCACCAGGGTTAAATTTTACCCTGAGTGCCACCGTTGAGGCGGGAATGATTCGCACTCAGATTCAAGATGACGGTGTGGTAATGAGTAAAGTAGAGTGCGATCGCCTTTTCGATCTTCATGTCCGCGATCCTCAAGACTGTTGCTCTACAAGCATTGGCTTAAAAATGTATCTTTGTCGGAAAATCATTAAGGCGCATGGCGGCGAAATCGGGGTTATGAGTAACCGCAAGCGTGGATTAACTTTCTGGTTTACACTACCTCTTTTCACTTCATCCGCAACAAATCGCCCATAA